Below is a window of Actinomycetota bacterium DNA.
CGACCATGCCCGCAAGGCCCCCCGGCACGGGTTGTTCAGACTCAGAGCTCAACGCAGTCGTGTCCTAACGGTCGTGGTGGGCAGTCCATTTTAGGGGGCTTGGGGATGTAGGCCGGGTAGACTTTTTGCCATGACACTGGACGAGGCCCGGGCCCTCATGCACGAGTGGGTCTCGAGCGAGGCTCTCCGCATCCACATGGAGGCGGTGTCGGTCTGCGTCGGAGCCTACGCCGACCGCCTCGACCCCGACGACGCCGAACGCTGGCGGGTCGCCGCCCTGCTCCACGACTTCGACTACGAACGCTTCCCGACCCTGGGCGACCACCCGTTCGTGGGCGTCAAGGAGCTAGAGCGCCTGGGGGTGGACGAGGATATTCGCAACGCAATCCTCGGACACGCCGACTTCAGCGGGGTTCCCCGGGAGTCCCCGATGTCCATAGCCCTCTACGCCTGCGACGAGCTGGCCGGCTTCATCGTCGCCTGCTGCAAGGTCCGGCCGAACGGGATCGGGGACCTGGAGCCCAAGAGCGTCAAGAAGAAGCTGAAAGACAAGGCCTTCGCCGCCGCGGTCAACCGGGAGGACATCTCCCGGGGGTTCAACGAGCTGGGCCCGGTCTGCGGGGAGCCCGACCCGGCCGCGTTCGGCACCCAGCACATCCAGACCTGCATCGACGCCCTTCGGGGTGAAAGGGAGCGGCTGGGGCTCTAGATCTCGACCTGGATCTCGTCGCCGACGACCTTGACCGGGTAGGTCAGGATCGCCTCCGGAGGGGGGCCGTCGAGAACCTCGCCGGTGGTGATGTCGTACTCGCCGTCGTGGCAGGGGCAGATGATGGTGGTGCCGCTCAGGTCTCCATCGGCCAGCGAGCAGTGCTCGTGGGTGCAGGTGTCGTCGAAGGCGTAGTACTGGTCGCCGACCACCGCGATGGAGATGAGCTGGCCGTCGACGTCGAACTGCTTGACCTCGACCTCCTCCATGTCGCCGACCGTGGTTACCGGAACAAAATCACTCATCCTCACCCTCCCGACTGTCCCCTGCTGGGATATTAGGTGAAGGCGCCTCGTCGCTCCAAGGGTATTTTGGCGGGAGATTGAGGGCGCCCAGGACCTCGGCCCACTCGTCGGGGGTCGGTTCCTCCGGGATGAGCGCCATGAACAGTCGGGAAAGCTCCGGGTCGGTGTTGTTGAGGAAGGCGATCATGCCGACGCTGACTGGGTGCGACGGCCGCGAGACGACCTCGATGGTGTCGCCGGCGCCGACGTCGCCCTCACGGACGATGGCCAGGTAGGCGCCGGCCCGCCCGGCGTTTTTGAACCGCCGGACGAAATATGGTTCGCCCATCTTGGCCGCCAGCTTCCAGCAGGGCGTCCGCGGCTGGGTGACCGCCAGCAGGGCGGTCCCGACTGCCCACCGCTCGCCGATCAGGGCGTCGACGGCCGATATGCCCTCGATCGTCAGGTTCTCCCCGAAGGTAGCCGGGGGGAGCGACCTGCCCAGCTCCCGCTCCCACCAGGCGTAGTCCTCCACGGTGTACGAGTAGACCGCCTTGTAGGGGCCCCCGTGGAACCGGCGGTCGGCCTGGACGTCGCCCTCGACCGAGTTGCCGGACAGCCGCACCCGGCCCTCGACCGGCTCCTTGAATATGCCGGTTTTGTGGGGCTTGCCGCGCAGCTCCAGCTCGCGGACCTGCCCGACGTTGACGGACCGGACCACGCCCTTGCCGTTGCTTTCCATGCATAGATAGTAGTTGCGGCTACGACCCTAGTTAGGATTCGGCGGGTGAGCGAAGAGGTGTACCTGCCGGAGCCTGCGTCGTGGATGAGCCCGGGGGTCGCGGGGATCGGCCTGGCCAGCTTTTTCTCCGACGCAGGCCATGAGATCTCCACCGCCCTGCTGCCCGACCTGCTGACGGTAACCCTCGGAGCGCCGGCCTCGGTCCTGGGGTTGATCGAGGGCATCTCGGACGGGGCAGCCGGCGCGGCGAAGCTGGCCGGCGGCGCCCTGGCCGACGACCCGTCACGGCGCCGCTCGATAGCCATAGGCGGCTACTCGACGACCGCGGTCCTGGTGAGCGTCTCCGCCGCTGCGACGGCTGCCTGGCAGGTCGGCGTCCTCCGGGCCGGGGCCTGGGCCGCCCGGGGCGCCAGGGGGCCTGCGCGCAATGCGATCCTGGCCGACCTGGTCCCGCCCGCAGCCTACGGACGGGCCTACGGTTTCGAGCGGGCAATGGACAACCTGGGAGCGATCGCCGGCCCCCTGCTGGCGATTCTGCTCGTGGGGCTGGTCGGGGTCCGGAACGCCATCGCCCTCTCGATCATTCCCGGCCTCCTGGCTGCCGCCTCCATCTACTACGCGGTCCGGCGGGTGCCCCGCGCGAGCCGCGGGAAACGGGAGCCGATCCGGCTCAAGATCCGCCCGGTGCTGCAGGGTCGGCTCGGCCGGGTGATGGTCGGAGTGACCGCGTTCGAGTTCGGCAACGTCGCCGCCACCCTGCTGATCCTCAGGGCGACCGAGTTGCTGCGCCCGGAGCACGGCCGCCAGGCCGCCACCCAGCTCGCGATCGGTCTTTATGTCGCCTACAACACCGCAGCCACCCTGGCCAGCGTTCCGGCCGGGCGGATGAGCGACGCCAGGGGCACCACCAGGGTTCTCGCCCTCGGGGTGGCCCTGTTCGCCCTGGCCTACCTGGGGTTTGCGGCCGGCGGCCCCAGTGTGGTGGCCCTGGCGCCGTGGTTTGTCGCCGCCGGGATCGGCATCGGGTTCGTGGAGACCTCGGAACACGCGGCGGTCGCCGCCCTGGCCCCGGAAGCGATCAGATCCTCGGCCTTCGGCTTGCTGGCGACGATCCAGAGCCTCGGCAACTTCGCCGCCAGCGCCATTGTCGGCGCGTTGTGGAGCGCAGCGTCGCCCCGGGTGGCGTTCCTCTACGTCTGTGCCTTCATGTTGATCTCGCTCGGTGCGATCTTCGCCACCCGGACTACCAGCTGACCGCCCAGATCGCCACGTCATCCTGGGCTTCTGCTTTGGGATTGAGCTCTTCGATCGAGGTGACCAGCCCCCACTCCACGGCCCTGTCCGGGTCGGCAACCACCGGCTTGGAGCCGCGGCCGTAGAGGGTCTCGACCAGCTCGCCGGGCACGTTCGCCCGCTCGGCGACGATCCTTCGTGCCGACAGGACGTCGTTCAACATTCGCTCGCCCACGTCGTCCAGGGCATCCAGCCGTTGCGAGGAGTCGAAGCTCCAGGCGAACGGGTGGAAGTAGAACCGGGAGGCCGGTGCGCAGGTCCGGGTTGCCCCGGCGAGGAAAACCGGGACCCCCATGCTGTCGACGTGCCCGCACGCGTGCATGTGAACCGGCTGGGGCAGGGAGCGTAGGAAGTTGTAGAGGGCCAGCCCCTCCCGGGTGTCGCCGCCCTCGGTGGAGAACAGGATCGTGAGCGACTCGAAGTCCTCCTGCTCCAGAACCGAGGCAACGCGGGCCCGCAGGGCGTTCCCAGGGGTGGCCTTCAAAGGGCCGTTGAACACCAGTCGATAGTTCAGTCGAAGCCTCCAATTGAGTCCGGGCAGCGCCTACCGTAATCCATCCGTCGTTGGGCCACAGTTGCGCCTGATAATCTTTGGCACTTGGACCTACTCGAATACCAGGGCAAAGAGCTGTTTCGCAGGTGGGGTTTGGCGGTGCCTGAAGGTCATGTGGCGAGCACACCCGAGGCTGCGGCAGGGGCCGCGCGGGCAATGGGGCCCGTGGTAGCCGTCAAGGCCCAGGTACGGATAGGGGGCCGCGGCAAGGCCGGCGGGGTGAAGGTCGTTTCGAGCCCCGAGGATGCCGAAAAGGCAGCCGAGGCGATCCTCGCTCTCACCATCAAGGGATACCCGGTGCTGGAGGTCCTGGTCGAGGCCGGCGTGGACATCGCAAGCGAGTCCTACTTCTCCATCCTTCTCGACCGCACGACCAAGACCCACCTGGCAATCGCCTCCTCGAAGGGCGGCATGGACATCGAAGCGGTGGCCGCCGAGACGCCCGACGCGATAACCCGGGTCTTTGTCGACCCGTTGATCGGCCTCCAGACGTTTCAGGTGAACAAGATCCTGGCCGGTCTCGGCATCCCAGCCGCCTCCCGCCGGCAGGGGGCCGACGTGGTCCGCCGGCTGTACCGGCTGTACACCGAAGCCGAGGCGACTCTCGTCGAGGTCAACCCGCTCATAGTCACCGGGTCGGGCGACGTGATGGCCCTGGATTCCAAGGTCTCGCTGGACGACTCGGCGCTTTTCCGGCACCCCGAGCTGGCCGTCTACGCCGCCCACAAGGGGTCCGATTCCCAGGAGTCGAAGGCCGTGGAGCAGGGTCTTTCCAACTATGTGGCGCTCGACGGCGACGTCGGCATCATCGGGAACGGCGCCGGACTGGTAATGTCCACACTGGATCTGGTTGATCAAGTGGGCGGCAAGGCCGCCAACTTCCTCGATGTCGGTGGGGGAGCCGATGCGAAGGTCCTATCGAGCGCCCTGCAGCTCATCCTGGCGGACGGCAGGGCCAAGTCGGTGCTGGTGAACATTTTCGGGGGCATCACCCGCTGCGATCTGGTCGCAGAAGGAGTGGTCGACGCCCTCGGCGCAGTGGAGGTCAAAGTTCCTATAGTTGTCAGGCTGGCCGGAACGAATGCGGAGGCAGGTCGCCGCATCCTGAGTGAGGCCGGGCACCCGATGCTGGTCCCTGTGGAGACCATGCTCGAGGGGGCCGAAAAAGCGGTGGAGGCTACACGATGAGGATTTTCCTTGGTGGTTCCAAGGGGTTGGTGTTGTACGAGGACGAGGAGCTCACCCAGCTCCACAGCGAGCCGCTTCTCAGCGCGGTCAGGCCCAGCTCCAATCGACTGGTTGCAGGCACCGACTCCGGGTCGATCCTCGTCTACGAGGGCAACGGCGACGTCCGGGTGGCGGCCAAGGACCTGGGCCGGGGAGTGGAGGGCCTGGCGGTGGGGTGTGACGGCACGATCTTTGCCGGGCTGATCCCTGCAGCGATGTGGGTCAGCACCGACCAGGGCGACACCTGGGAGGAGCTCGACGCCTTCGGCAAGATCCCGAACGCAAGCTCCTGGCACGCGCCGTGGGAGACCCCGCTGGTGTCGGCTATCGCCACCCACCCCAAGGATCCGGGCACTGTCTTTGCCGGAGTCGAGGTAGGCGGCATCTACCGCAGCCGGGACGCAGGAAAGTCGTGGGCGGACCTCAACGCCCCGGTCTCCGACATCCACTCGATCCAGGTCTGCCCGGCCAAGCCGGAGCGGGTATACGTCACCACCGGGGAGGGGGGCTTCGTCTCCGACGACGAAGGCTTCGGCTGGCGGGCGATGGGGACCTCCAACAAGCGCCAGTACACGATGGGCCTGGCGGCCCACCCGTCCGAGGCCGACCGGGTGATCGTCTCCGCCGCCCAGGGCCCACCGCCGATGTGGGACGGACCCGACGGCGCCCAGTGCGACATCTACCTCTCCACCGACTCCGGCCGGCGCTTTCGCACGGTGGTCCGGGGGCTCGAAGGCGGCGTGCACCGAAAGGCGCTGGTCATCAACTCCAAGGTGCCCTCCGAAATCGTGTTCGGCACGTCAACCGGCCAGCTGTTCTACTCCAACGACGGAGGTGAGACCTTCGACGAGGAGGCCACCGACCTCGGGGACCTCAGGACCATAGTTTTTGCCTAGGTGAGCATCTTCATCGACGAGAACACCCGCGTTCTCGTCCAGGGGCTCACCGGGGAGCAGGGCCGCTTTCACGCCGCCCGCATGGCCGAGTACGGCACGAATATCGTGGCGGGGGTCACCCCGGGCAAGAGGGGGCAGCAGGTCGACGGGGTCCCGGTCTTCGATGCGGTGGAGGATGCCGTGGCGGCAACCGGCGCCAACGTCGCCGTGATCTTCGTCCCTGCGCCCTACGCCAC
It encodes the following:
- a CDS encoding MFS transporter, with protein sequence MSEEVYLPEPASWMSPGVAGIGLASFFSDAGHEISTALLPDLLTVTLGAPASVLGLIEGISDGAAGAAKLAGGALADDPSRRRSIAIGGYSTTAVLVSVSAAATAAWQVGVLRAGAWAARGARGPARNAILADLVPPAAYGRAYGFERAMDNLGAIAGPLLAILLVGLVGVRNAIALSIIPGLLAAASIYYAVRRVPRASRGKREPIRLKIRPVLQGRLGRVMVGVTAFEFGNVAATLLILRATELLRPEHGRQAATQLAIGLYVAYNTAATLASVPAGRMSDARGTTRVLALGVALFALAYLGFAAGGPSVVALAPWFVAAGIGIGFVETSEHAAVAALAPEAIRSSAFGLLATIQSLGNFAASAIVGALWSAASPRVAFLYVCAFMLISLGAIFATRTTS
- a CDS encoding ATP-dependent Clp protease proteolytic subunit; the encoded protein is MFNGPLKATPGNALRARVASVLEQEDFESLTILFSTEGGDTREGLALYNFLRSLPQPVHMHACGHVDSMGVPVFLAGATRTCAPASRFYFHPFAWSFDSSQRLDALDDVGERMLNDVLSARRIVAERANVPGELVETLYGRGSKPVVADPDRAVEWGLVTSIEELNPKAEAQDDVAIWAVSW
- a CDS encoding HD domain-containing protein is translated as MTLDEARALMHEWVSSEALRIHMEAVSVCVGAYADRLDPDDAERWRVAALLHDFDYERFPTLGDHPFVGVKELERLGVDEDIRNAILGHADFSGVPRESPMSIALYACDELAGFIVACCKVRPNGIGDLEPKSVKKKLKDKAFAAAVNREDISRGFNELGPVCGEPDPAAFGTQHIQTCIDALRGERERLGL
- a CDS encoding non-heme iron oxygenase ferredoxin subunit encodes the protein MSDFVPVTTVGDMEEVEVKQFDVDGQLISIAVVGDQYYAFDDTCTHEHCSLADGDLSGTTIICPCHDGEYDITTGEVLDGPPPEAILTYPVKVVGDEIQVEI
- the sucC gene encoding ADP-forming succinate--CoA ligase subunit beta, whose product is MDLLEYQGKELFRRWGLAVPEGHVASTPEAAAGAARAMGPVVAVKAQVRIGGRGKAGGVKVVSSPEDAEKAAEAILALTIKGYPVLEVLVEAGVDIASESYFSILLDRTTKTHLAIASSKGGMDIEAVAAETPDAITRVFVDPLIGLQTFQVNKILAGLGIPAASRRQGADVVRRLYRLYTEAEATLVEVNPLIVTGSGDVMALDSKVSLDDSALFRHPELAVYAAHKGSDSQESKAVEQGLSNYVALDGDVGIIGNGAGLVMSTLDLVDQVGGKAANFLDVGGGADAKVLSSALQLILADGRAKSVLVNIFGGITRCDLVAEGVVDALGAVEVKVPIVVRLAGTNAEAGRRILSEAGHPMLVPVETMLEGAEKAVEATR
- a CDS encoding MOSC domain-containing protein, coding for MESNGKGVVRSVNVGQVRELELRGKPHKTGIFKEPVEGRVRLSGNSVEGDVQADRRFHGGPYKAVYSYTVEDYAWWERELGRSLPPATFGENLTIEGISAVDALIGERWAVGTALLAVTQPRTPCWKLAAKMGEPYFVRRFKNAGRAGAYLAIVREGDVGAGDTIEVVSRPSHPVSVGMIAFLNNTDPELSRLFMALIPEEPTPDEWAEVLGALNLPPKYPWSDEAPSPNIPAGDSREGEDE